In one Bosea sp. RAC05 genomic region, the following are encoded:
- a CDS encoding ABC transporter permease, giving the protein MVDWTLIAESWPLYLNGLKVSLILMAISVSASFLLSVPLAIARVSPNPLLSKPVFLYTYVIRGTPLLVQLYMIYFGLAQFEWLRESAAWPLFRNAWFCAWLAFALNSTAYTTEILAGALRQTPSGELEAARSLGLSTFSIYRRILLPSAMRRALPQYGNELVMVMHATSIASAVTIVELTRTARDVYYNNLAPLEAFGLVAVFYFIITFTLVGLVKLLEARFLKHLRPKSADPRPA; this is encoded by the coding sequence ATGGTCGACTGGACCCTCATCGCGGAATCCTGGCCGCTCTATCTCAACGGCCTCAAGGTCAGCCTGATCCTGATGGCGATCTCGGTCTCGGCGTCGTTCCTGCTGTCGGTGCCGCTGGCGATCGCGCGCGTCTCGCCCAATCCGCTGCTCTCGAAGCCGGTTTTCCTCTACACCTATGTGATCCGGGGCACGCCGCTCCTGGTGCAGCTCTACATGATCTATTTCGGCCTGGCGCAGTTCGAATGGCTGCGCGAGAGCGCGGCCTGGCCGCTGTTCCGCAACGCCTGGTTCTGCGCCTGGCTGGCCTTTGCCCTCAACAGCACGGCCTATACGACGGAAATCCTCGCCGGCGCCCTGCGCCAGACGCCGAGCGGCGAGCTGGAAGCCGCGCGCAGCCTCGGCCTGTCGACCTTTTCGATCTACCGCCGCATCCTGCTGCCGAGCGCGATGCGCCGCGCCCTGCCGCAATACGGCAACGAGCTCGTCATGGTCATGCATGCGACCTCGATCGCCAGCGCCGTCACCATCGTCGAACTCACCCGCACCGCCCGCGATGTCTACTACAACAACCTCGCCCCGCTCGAGGCCTTCGGCCTGGTGGCGGTGTTCTACTTCATCATCACCTTCACGCTCGTCGGCCTCGTCAAGCTGCTGGAGGCCCGGTTCCTGAAGCACCTTCGGCCCAAATCCGCCGACCCGAGGCCCGCCTGA
- a CDS encoding ABC transporter permease, with amino-acid sequence MTPFHADPDEAMFLHGYFPAILEGLRSTLLVSAVSLAIACVFGLIGAGAKLSASRAANIAADTYTTLIRGLPELVLLLLIFYGGQILINSLADKAGLGYLDINPFIAGTTTLGFIFGAYLTETFRGAILAIPRGQSEAGLAYGMSRGQVLRRIVLPQMVRHAIPGFTNNWLVMIKATALLSIIGLDDMVHRANLASAATREPFTFYAAIGGIYLAVTTVSILLLGWVERRFSLGVRKVEF; translated from the coding sequence ATGACGCCCTTTCATGCCGATCCGGACGAAGCCATGTTCCTCCACGGCTATTTCCCCGCCATTCTCGAAGGCCTGCGTTCGACGCTGCTGGTTTCGGCCGTGTCGCTGGCGATCGCCTGCGTCTTCGGGCTGATCGGGGCCGGCGCCAAGCTGTCGGCCTCGCGGGCGGCCAACATCGCGGCCGACACCTACACGACGCTGATCCGCGGGCTGCCGGAACTCGTCCTGCTGCTGCTGATCTTCTATGGCGGCCAGATTCTGATCAACAGCCTCGCCGACAAGGCCGGGCTCGGCTATCTCGACATCAACCCCTTCATCGCCGGCACGACGACGCTGGGCTTCATCTTCGGAGCCTATCTGACGGAGACCTTTCGCGGCGCCATCCTCGCCATCCCGCGCGGGCAGAGCGAGGCGGGACTCGCCTATGGCATGAGCCGAGGCCAGGTGCTGCGCCGCATCGTGCTGCCGCAGATGGTCCGCCACGCCATTCCCGGCTTCACCAACAACTGGCTGGTGATGATCAAGGCCACCGCGCTTTTGTCGATCATCGGGCTCGACGACATGGTCCACCGCGCCAACCTCGCCTCGGCCGCCACGCGTGAGCCCTTCACCTTCTACGCCGCGATCGGCGGGATCTATCTCGCGGTCACCACGGTCTCGATCCTGCTGCTCGGCTGGGTCGAGCGGCGCTTCTCGCTCGGCGTGCGCAAGGTGGAATTCTGA